One region of Solanum pennellii chromosome 6, SPENNV200 genomic DNA includes:
- the LOC107021477 gene encoding transmembrane 9 superfamily member 1-like, whose translation MFFAFQFLTIFIICSCFLACPILAKYQENDSVTLWVNKAAPYVNPQETYSYYSLPYCRPADIDHKWGGLGGVLGGNDLIDSRIDIKFKRDVEKRSICELKLDASKIAQFKYAIDNSYWFEFFIDDLPIWGFVGEVHSHRVGHNTHALYTHKMIQIDYNRDQIIRINLSHEMPKPLEEGRTLDMTYSVKWFPTNISYEQRFNVYLNNYFFENEIHWFSVFNSIMMVIFLTGLVSMILMRTLRNDYAKYARENDDMETLERDVIEESGWKLVHGDVFRPPQNLALFSAVVGTGAQLATLVLLVILSAYFGKMYMRRGAIITTFIVCYALTSFISGYVSGGLYSRNAGENWMKSMFLTASLFPFLCFGIGFILNTIAIFYGSIAAIPLGTIVVVFVIWAFISMPLSLLGTVVGRNWSGTPNNPCRVKNIPRPIPEKKWYLRPSVISLVGGLLPFASIFIEMYYIFASFWTYMLHYYVYGFLLLVFIVLIIVTICVTIVGTYYLLNAENYHWQWTSFFSAASTALYVYLYAIYYYHSKTKMSGLLQTSFYFGYTLMFCLGVGILCGAVGYLGSNLFIRRIFGNIKCD comes from the exons ATGTTCTTCGCCTTCCAATTCCtcaccattttcattatctGTTCTTGCTTTTTAGCATGCCCAATTCTTGCAAAG TATCAAGAAAATGATTCTGTCACTCTATGGGTAAACAAAGCTGCACCATATGTTAATCCACAAGAGACCTACAGTTATTATAGCCTTCCATATTGTCGTCCTGCTGATATTGATCATAAGTGGGGTGGCCTCGGCGGGGTTCTTGGAGGAAATGATCTTATTGATAGCcgaattgatataaaatttaaga GAGATGTGGAGAAAAGATCAATTTGTGAACTTAAATTGGATGCATCAAAGATAGCACAGTTTAAGTATGCAATTGACAACTCGTAttggtttgaattttttatag ATGATTTGCCAATATGGG GTTTCGTAGGTGAAGTGCATTCTCACAGAGTTGGACATAACACGCATGCATTGTACACTCACAAGATGATTCAAATCGATTACAATAGAGACCAG ATCATTCGTATCAACCTGTCTCATGAGATGCCAAAACCATTGGAGGAAGGAAGGACCTTGGATATGACATATTCTGTTAAATGGTTCCCGACAAATATTAGTTATGAACAACGATTCAATGTTTACCTGAATAACTACTTTTTTGAGAACGAG ATTCATTGGTTCTCTGTATTCAATTCTATCATGATGGTAATTTTCCTCACTGGATTAGTGTCTATGATTTTAATGCGCACTCTTCGCAATGATTATGCAAAATATGCTCGTGAAAATGACGATATGGAGACTCTG GAAAGGGATGTAATTGAAGAGTCTGGTTGGAAGCTTGTCCATGGTGACGTTTTCCGACCTCCACAAAATCTGGCTCTCTTTTCAGCAGTTGTTGGGACTGGTGCTCAGCTTGCAACACTTGTTCTCCTTGTCATTTTATCTGCCTACTTTGGAAAGATGTACATGAG GAGAGGAGCAATTATTACAACCTTTATTGTATGTTATGCTCTTACATCATTCATCTCGGGATACGTGAGTGGTGGACTGTACTCTCGTAATGCTG GTGAAAACTGGATGAAGTCGATGTTCCTTACCGCGTCACTTTTCCCCTTTTTGTGCTTTGGGATAGGGTTCATTCTAAACACCATTGCTATATTTTATGGATCCATAGCTGCTATTCCCCTTGGCACAATTGTAGTAGTTTTTGTTATTTGGGCTTTTATCTCCATGCCCCTGTCCCTCCTTGGTACTGTTGTCGGAAGAAACTGGAGTGGTACGCCAAACAATCCATGCCGTGTTAAGAATATTCCACGTCCTATCCCTGAGAAGAAATGGTACCTAAGACCATCTGTTATTTCTCTGGTGGGAGGTCTTCTGCCCTTTGCAAGCATTTTTATTGAGATGTATTACATCTTCGCTTCCTTCTGGACCTACATG CTGCACTACTATGTGTATGGATTCTTGCTCCTTGTGTTCATTGTTCTGATCATTGTCACTATTTGTGTGACAATTGTGGGAACATACTATTTGCTGAACGCGGAGAACTATCATTGGCAATGGACTTCATTCTTTTCGGCTGCCTCCACTGCTCTATATGTCTACCTATATGCTATATATTACTATCATTCAAAGACTAAAATGTCTGGTCTCCTCCAGACCAGCTTTTATTTTGGCTACACTCTTATGTTCTGCCTTGGTGTCGGTATCCTATGTG GTGCTGTAGGGTATCTTGGCTCTAATTTGTTCATCAGGAGGATTTTTGGAAATATCAAATGTGATTAA
- the LOC107021259 gene encoding transcription factor bHLH81-like, whose amino-acid sequence MQRGTAGAGGGGLSRFRSAPATWLEALLESDTENELILSPSSPILHTPNKPPPHPSTPKLKLETGGATRFTGDPGLFESGGSSNFLRQNSSPAEFLSHISSDGYFSNYGIPSSLDYLSPSVDVSQSFKRTRDDDSESSPRKLASQLKGESSGQLHGSGGSLDAEMENLMDDLVPCKVRAKRGCATHPRSIAERVRRTRISDRIRKLQELVPNMDKQTNTADMLEEAVEYVKFLQRQIQELTEHQKKCTCSMKDQ is encoded by the exons ATGCAACGTGGAACTGCCGGTGCCGGGGGTGGTGGACTTTCCCGTTTCCGGTCAGCTCCGGCGACATGGTTAGAAGCACTACTTGAATCCGACACTGAGAACGAACTTATTCTTAGCCCTTCTTCTCCCATTTTACACACTCCCAATAAACCACCACCTCACCCATCAACTCCGAAGCTTAAACTGGAAACCGGCGGAGCTACTAGGTTCACTGGCGATCCGGGTCTGTTTGAATCCGGTGGTAGTAGCAATTTTCTCAGGCAGAATAGTTCTCCGGCGGAGTTTCTTTCACATATCAGCTCTGATGGTTACTTCTCAAACTATGGAATTCCGTCCAGTTTGGACTATCTTTCTCCATCCGTTGATGTTTCGCAGTCCTTTAAGCGAACCCGAGACGATGATTCCGAAAGTTCCCCCAGAAAATTAGCATCCCAGTTG AAAGGAGAGTCAAGTGGGCAGTTACATGGTTCTGGTGGGTCACTGGATGCTGAAATGGAGAATCTCATGGATGATTTGGTGCCTTGTAAGGTTCGAGCAAAGCGTGGCTGTGCTACCCATCCTCGCAGCATAGCGGAGCGG GTTCGTCGAACGCGTATAAGTGACAGAATTAGGAAGCTTCAGGAACTGGTGCCAAATATGGACAAG CAAACCAACACAGCCGACATGTTGGAAGAAGCAGTCGAATACGTCAAGTTTCTGCAGAGGCAGATTCAG GAACTTACGGAGCATCAGAAGAAATGCACGTGCTCAATGAAAGATCAATAA
- the LOC107022631 gene encoding uncharacterized protein LOC107022631 has translation MMNVFAISLVLTTLVTAGVFSPNPEKKDDVIVKDGHRVVVVEYEPNDYGQTKVSISPPETEHKAKTEHVSVSDKISAKAEQVEEKIGGFHGLNARELVCDAYGKCKHKIASALEGTKDSVSEKMHEIQEDAKEGFEKVTGKAHEATEKAKETVGKKVDEVKQGTKETAEKVKIKAVDTTSTLKRHLMKNASEDLDLIEEKGKEDAQSLKVEGIRDYNVGRRFFSDVSAYIFSAKSFRSLMGIIHLLGFALSYGVSFWVTFVSSNIMARALPKQQFAMVQSKIYPAYFKTMCYGIASTFLGHMSSQNPPYYANRGESIQGLIFVLILSVTLFNCFYLEPRASKAMMERIKLEKEEGKGQDVFDVEPSTSSVDAFKDPTGVDTGKTTTHKPLENHLELSQQTAKLKPEVERLSLRLKKLNVISSVLNILTLMGLSYHLVHLSQLLRSNR, from the exons atgatgaacGTTTTCGCCATTTCTCTTGTACTTACCACACTTGTTACAGCAGGGGTTTTTTCTCCCAATCCGGAGAAGAAAGATGATGTTATTGTTAAAGATGGTCATAGAGTTGTAGTTGTTGAATATGAGCCAAATGATTATGGACAAACTAAGGTATCAATTTCTCCACCTGAAACGGAGCATAAAGCAAAAACAGAGCATGTTTCAGTTTCAGATAAAATATCAGCAAAAGCAGAGcaagttgaagaaaaaattgGTGGGTTTCATGGGCTTAATGCTAGAGAACTTGTTTGTGATGCTTATGGAAAGTGTAAACATAAGATAGCAAGTGCACTTGAAGGGACTAAAGACTCTGTTTCTGAAAAGATGCATGAAATTCAAGAAGATGCTAAAGAGGGGTTTGAGAAAGTGACTGGTAAAGCCCATGAGGCTACAGagaaggcaaaagaaactgttGGGAAGAAAGTGGATGAAGTGAAACAAGGGACTAAAGAAACGGCTGagaaagttaaaataaaagCAGTTGACACCACAAGTACACTGAAGCGTCATCTGATGAAGAATGCTTCGGAAGATCTTGATTTAATTGAAGAGAAAGGGAAAGAAGATGCACAGTCTCTTAAAGTTGAAGGCATAAGAGACTATAATGTTGGTCGTAGATTCTTTTCAGATGTATCAGCATACATCTTCTCAGCCAAGAGCTTTAGATCTTTGATGGGAATCATTCATTTGCTGGGATTTGCATTGTCTTATGGGGTTTCATTTTGGGTGACTTTCGTATCAAGTAATATCATGGCAAGAGCTTTGCCGAAGCAGCAATTTGCAATGGTACAGAGCAAGATTTACCCTGCTTACTTCAAAACTATGTGTTACGGCATCGCCTCAACGTTTTTAGGCCATATGTCGAGTCAGAATCCTCCGTATTACGCGAACCGGGGAGAATCAATCCAAGGTCTCATTTTTGTACTCATATTATCCGTGACTTTGTTCAATTGTTTCTACTTGGAGCCTCGAGCCAGCAAG GCGATGATGGAGAGAATCAAGCTAGAGAAAGAGGAAGGGAAAGGACAAGACGTTTTCGATGTAGAACCAAGCACATCAAGTGTTGATGCATTCAAGGATCCAACAGGTGTTGATACAGGCAAAACAACAACTCATAAACCTCTTGAGAACCATCTAGAATTGTCGCAGCAAACGGCAAAACTTAAACCAGAAGTTGAAAGATTAAGTTTGAGGCTAAAGAAGTTGAATGTAATCTCATCAGTACTCAATATACTCACACTAATGGGTCTCTCTTATCACCTTGTTCATCTTAGCCAACTTCTGCGTTCCAACCGTTAA
- the LOC107022714 gene encoding berberine bridge enzyme-like 18: protein MKISWFSFIFVLLVLSSASWSTLADNHEEFIQCLSHSNQISSNVYTPNNSSFQSILQFSIQNLRFNTSETPKPLVIVTPVSETEVQRVILCAKKTGMHVRVRGAGHDYEGLSYVSEVPFVIVDLINLRKINVDVNDKSAWVEAGSTIGELYYRIAEKSKTLGFPAGVCPTVGVGGHFSGGGYGVMLRKYGLAADNIVDARLLDANGRILDRASMGEDLFWAIRGGGGNSFGLVLAWKVKLVDVPEIVTVFTLDKTLEQNATKLVHKWQYVAPRFHEDLFIRILVSRLNSSNQGDDNNQQTIVASFNSIFLGGIDRLLPIMHENFPELGLRREDCIEMSWIESILYFAGFPTDGPLDVLLSRVQLSTRYFKAKSDYVYQPIPEGGLNGIWRFFFEDEAQSSQVILSPYGGRMDEISPSAIPFPHRAGNLYKIQHLVYWDEEGEEVAERHISWIRRLYSYMAPFVSKSPRAAYINYRDLDIGVNNIKGYTSYVQAKVWGIKYFKNNFDRLVHVKTKVDPSNFFRNEQSIPSLTQWKNKGE from the coding sequence ATGAAGATTTCTTggttttcctttatttttgtaCTACTTGTTCTCTCATCAGCTTCATGGTCAACATTAGCTGATAATCATGAAGAATTCATTCAATGTCTATCTCATAGTAACCAAATATCCTCCAATGTTTACACACCAAATAACTCTTCTTTTCAATCAATCCTTCAATTCTCCATACAAAATCTAAGGTTCAATACATCCGAAACTCCTAAACCTCTTGTGATTGTCACCCCAGTGAGTGAAACTGAGGTTCAAAGAGTCATTCTTTGTGCTAAGAAAACTGGGATGCACGTTAGGGTTCGTGGTGCAGGACATGATTATGAAGGTCTTTCTTATGTCTCTGAGGTTCCATTTGTTATAGTTGACCTTATCAACCTTAGAAAAATCAATGTTGATGTCAATGATAAGAGTGCATGGGTTGAGGCTGGATCAACTATTGGTGAACTCTATTATAGAATCGCAGAGAAAAGCAAAACCCTAGGGTTTCCAGCTGGTGTTTGTCCAACGGTTGGTGTTGGTGGACATTTTAGTGGAGGTGGTTATGGTGTTATGCTGAGAAAATATGGCCTAGCAGCTGATAACATTGTAGATGCACGATTGCTTGACGCGAATGGAAGGATTCTTGATAGGGCTTCCATGGGAGAAGATCTATTTTGGGCAATTAGAGGAGGTGGTGGTAATAGTTTTGGACTTGTCCTTGCATGGAAGGTCAAATTAGTAGATGTTCCTGAGATAGTAACTGTTTTCACACTTGACAAAACATTGGAACAAAATGCCACTAAGCTTGTTCATAAGTGGCAATATGTGGCTCCAAGATTCCATGAAGATTTGTTCATTAGGATCTTGGTTAGTAGATTGAACTCAAGTAATCAAGGAGATGACAACAACCAACAAACAATTGTAGCTTCATTCAACTCCATATTCCTTGGTGGTATCGATCGATTACTTCCCATCATGCATGAAAATTTCCCTGAATTAGGGTTGAGAAGAGAAGATTGCATTGAGATGAGCTGGATAGAGTCTATATTGTACTTTGCAGGGTTCCCAACAGATGGACCTCTTGATGTCTTGCTAAGTAGGGTTCAACTCTCAACGCGTTACTTCAAGGCAAAATCAGACTACGTGTATCAGCCAATCCCAGAGGGAGGTCTCAACGGAATATGGAGATTCTTCTTTGAAGATGAAGCTCAATCATCTCAAGTGATCTTAAGTCCTTATGGTGGGAGGATGGATGAGATTTCACCATCCGCTATACCGTTCCCCCATAGAGCTGGGAATTTATACAAAATCCAACATTTGGTGTATTGGGATGAAGAAGGGGAAGAAGTAGCTGAGAGGCATATAAGTTGGATAAGAAGACTTTATTCTTACATGGCTCCTTTTGTTTCTAAGTCACCAAGAGCTGCTTATATCAACTATAGGGATCTTGATATTGGAGTGAACAACATAAAGGGATATACAAGCTATGTGCAAGCTAAGGTTTGGGGTATAAAGTATTTCAAGAATAATTTTGATAGATTGGTTCATGTGAAGACTAAGGTGGATCCTTCAAATTTCTTTAGGAATGAACAAAGTATTCCTTCACTTACTCAGTGGAAGAACAAAGGTGAATAA